Proteins found in one Micromonospora sp. WMMD1082 genomic segment:
- a CDS encoding DUF3558 family protein, with protein sequence MAGPRTALADPARSVRSLALVCLAATLFAVSGCGGDSTGPTSAGPSEAGPPAVSDPPTDGGEPAAGTPASAVPAAVDPCSLVSRQEAEQLAGTALNEPRKVKATCTYTAPPSGPTAQVEVFVGAGAKKILDVNRNLGHELRELPGVGDEAYAEDRVVYVHKGGQWVSVRLVRLNDPAENRQGLEAVARQVADRL encoded by the coding sequence CGCGCGATCGGTTCGTTCACTGGCCCTGGTCTGCCTCGCCGCCACCCTGTTCGCGGTCAGCGGATGCGGCGGCGACAGCACCGGGCCGACCTCGGCCGGGCCGTCGGAGGCCGGTCCGCCCGCCGTGAGCGATCCACCGACCGACGGCGGTGAGCCGGCCGCCGGCACACCCGCGTCGGCCGTCCCGGCCGCCGTCGACCCCTGCTCCCTGGTCTCGCGGCAGGAGGCCGAGCAGTTGGCCGGCACCGCCCTCAACGAGCCACGGAAGGTCAAAGCGACCTGCACCTACACTGCGCCGCCGTCCGGGCCGACCGCACAGGTGGAGGTGTTCGTCGGCGCCGGGGCGAAGAAGATCCTCGACGTCAACCGCAACCTCGGCCACGAGCTGCGCGAGCTGCCGGGCGTTGGCGACGAGGCGTACGCCGAGGACCGGGTCGTCTACGTCCACAAAGGCGGCCAGTGGGTCTCGGTCCGGCTGGTCCGGCTCAACGACCCGGCCGAGAACCGGCAGGGGCTGGAGGCCGTCGCCCGCCAGGTCGCCGACCGGCTCTGA